A window from Pseudomonas frederiksbergensis encodes these proteins:
- a CDS encoding sigma-54-dependent Fis family transcriptional regulator, which translates to MHDNHLSRHAQQVLTVTQGKTHLHGPGSDPSIARSWLRCLEDYHLDPALTMAPTVLEHGRVLESRERLQQVLHIAGSEMTSLHQQLSGAGHAVLLTDARGVILNCVTAPAERKIFERAGLWLGADWSEACEGTNGIGTCLVERQSLTIHQDEHFRGRHTGLTCSASPVFDPHGELLAVLDVSSARHEVSRQSQFHTMALVNLSAKMIESCYFLRYFDNQWLLRFHLQAESVGLFSEGLLAFDGEGRISAVNQSALNLLGHIRGGLLGKPVEAFFDCSLDELLGRASVNASASWPLRTRDGRCLFAVLRGQPRSIPVPVVQRAVIAEPSRLSGICLGDTGLQEDFRKSLRVFERDVPLLINGETGSGKEAFAKAVHQASQRAEKAFVALNCAAIPESLIESELFGYRGGSFTGARKEGMRGKLQQADGGTLFLDEIGDMPLALQTRLLRVLEDRQVVPIGGEPESVNVRIISATHRNLLERVQDGSFREDLYYRLNGLEVALPALRDRSDKSQLLDFLLAEEAGGETVLIDGPARQALLAFAWPGNVRQLRNVLRTLAALCDGGRIGLEDLPAMIRQARPVPVVAVEESSDHPLDDAERLALLNVLEQTRWHMTHTAEQLGVSRNTLYRKLRKHGIAR; encoded by the coding sequence ATGCACGACAACCATTTGAGTCGCCATGCCCAGCAGGTCTTGACCGTCACTCAGGGCAAAACCCACCTGCACGGTCCCGGCAGCGACCCGTCGATTGCCCGCTCCTGGCTGCGCTGTCTTGAGGACTACCACCTCGACCCGGCCCTGACCATGGCGCCGACGGTGCTGGAACATGGTCGCGTACTCGAAAGCCGCGAACGCTTGCAGCAAGTACTGCACATCGCCGGCAGTGAAATGACCAGCCTTCATCAGCAGCTCTCCGGCGCTGGCCACGCCGTTCTGCTGACCGACGCCCGAGGCGTGATCCTCAATTGCGTCACCGCGCCTGCCGAGCGGAAGATTTTCGAGCGCGCCGGCCTCTGGCTCGGTGCCGACTGGAGCGAAGCCTGCGAAGGCACCAACGGCATTGGCACCTGTCTGGTGGAGCGTCAGTCCCTGACCATCCACCAGGACGAGCATTTTCGTGGCCGTCACACTGGCCTGACCTGCTCGGCGAGCCCGGTGTTCGACCCTCACGGCGAACTGCTGGCGGTGCTCGACGTGTCCTCGGCGCGGCACGAGGTCTCGCGTCAGAGCCAATTCCATACCATGGCCCTGGTCAATCTTTCGGCGAAGATGATCGAGAGCTGCTATTTCCTGCGCTACTTCGACAATCAGTGGCTGCTGCGTTTTCACCTTCAGGCCGAATCCGTCGGGCTGTTCAGCGAAGGGTTGCTGGCGTTTGACGGGGAAGGGCGGATCAGTGCGGTCAACCAGAGTGCGTTGAACCTGCTGGGGCATATTCGCGGTGGGTTGCTGGGCAAACCGGTGGAGGCGTTTTTCGATTGCTCGCTGGATGAATTGCTCGGCCGCGCCAGCGTCAATGCCAGCGCCAGTTGGCCGTTGCGCACCCGCGACGGGCGGTGCTTGTTTGCGGTGTTGCGCGGGCAGCCACGCAGCATTCCGGTGCCGGTGGTGCAACGTGCGGTGATCGCCGAACCTTCGCGCTTGTCGGGCATTTGTCTGGGTGACACGGGCTTGCAGGAAGATTTCCGCAAATCCTTGCGTGTGTTCGAGCGGGACGTACCGCTACTGATCAACGGCGAAACCGGGTCCGGCAAAGAAGCTTTTGCCAAAGCCGTCCATCAGGCCAGCCAGCGAGCAGAAAAAGCCTTCGTCGCCCTCAACTGCGCCGCCATCCCCGAAAGCCTGATCGAGAGCGAACTGTTTGGTTATCGCGGCGGCAGTTTTACCGGTGCGCGCAAGGAAGGCATGCGCGGCAAGTTGCAGCAGGCTGATGGCGGGACTCTGTTTCTCGATGAAATCGGCGACATGCCCCTGGCTTTGCAGACCCGGCTATTAAGGGTGCTGGAGGATCGTCAGGTGGTGCCGATCGGTGGTGAGCCGGAGTCGGTCAACGTACGGATCATCAGCGCCACTCACCGCAATCTGCTGGAGCGGGTGCAGGACGGCAGCTTCCGCGAGGATTTGTATTACCGGCTCAACGGGCTGGAAGTTGCACTGCCGGCGTTGCGTGATCGCAGTGATAAATCTCAGTTGCTCGACTTTTTGCTGGCCGAAGAAGCGGGCGGGGAAACCGTCTTGATCGACGGTCCGGCGCGCCAGGCTTTGCTGGCCTTCGCGTGGCCGGGGAATGTGCGGCAGTTGCGCAATGTGCTGCGGACCTTGGCGGCGTTGTGTGATGGCGGGCGGATCGGGCTGGAGGATTTGCCGGCGATGATCCGTCAGGCCCGACCGGTGCCGGTTGTTGCGGTTGAAGAGTCGTCGGACCATCCGCTGGATGATGCCGAGCGGTTGGCCTTGCTGAATGTGCTGGAACAGACGCGTTGGCATATGACTCACACAGCGGAACAGTTGGGTGTCAGTCGTAACACCCTTTATAGAAAACTGCGTAAACACGGGATAGCCCGCTAG
- a CDS encoding GNAT family N-acetyltransferase codes for MRIIQATLEHLDLLTPLFVKYREFYGSLAYPDSSRAFLEKRLRRKESVIYLALADDDSNKLMGFCQLYPSFSSLSLKRVWILNDIYVAEEARRQLVADNLIRTAKKMAKETNAVRMRVSTSSNNEVAQKTYESIGFKEDTEFKNYVLPISEEL; via the coding sequence ATGCGGATTATTCAAGCGACCCTCGAACACCTGGACCTGTTGACGCCGTTATTCGTTAAATATCGCGAGTTTTATGGCTCCCTGGCTTACCCCGACTCGTCCCGGGCATTCCTTGAAAAACGCCTGCGTCGCAAGGAGTCGGTGATCTACCTGGCCCTGGCCGATGACGACAGCAACAAACTGATGGGTTTCTGTCAGCTGTATCCGAGCTTTTCGTCCCTTTCGCTGAAGCGCGTGTGGATCCTCAACGACATCTACGTTGCCGAAGAGGCCCGCCGCCAGTTGGTGGCCGACAACCTCATCCGCACCGCGAAAAAAATGGCCAAGGAAACCAACGCTGTACGCATGCGCGTTTCCACCAGCAGCAATAACGAAGTCGCGCAGAAAACCTACGAATCCATCGGGTTCAAGGAAGACACCGAGTTCAAGAACTACGTGTTGCCGATCAGCGAGGAGCTCTGA
- a CDS encoding aldehyde dehydrogenase family protein, which translates to MRYAHPGTEGAIVSFKSKYGNYIGGEFVAPVKGQYFTNTSPVNGQPIAEFPRSTAEDIEKALDAAHAAADAWGATSAQARSLVLLKIADRIEQNLEVLAITESWDNGKAVRETLNADIPLAADHFRYFAGCIRAQEGSAAEIDGNTVAYHIHEPLGVVGQIIPWNFPILMAAWKLAPALAAGNCVVLKPAEQTPLGITVLMELIGDLLPPGVLNVVQGFGKEAGEALATSKRIAKIAFTGSTPVGSHIMKCAAENIIPSTVELGGKSPNIFFADIMQAEETFIEKAAEGLVLAFFNQGEVCTCPSRALVQESIYDDFMKVVMKKVLSIKRGDPLDTDTMVGAQASEQQFDKILSYLEIAKGEGAELLTGGKVEKLEGNLATGYYIQPTLLKGTNKMRVFQEEIFGPVVSITTFKDEAEALAIANDTEFGLGAGLWTRDINRAYRMGRAIKAGRVWTNCYHLYPAHAAFGGYKKSGVGRETHKMMLDHYQQTKNLLVSYDINPLGFF; encoded by the coding sequence ATGCGTTACGCTCACCCCGGTACTGAAGGCGCTATCGTTTCGTTCAAGAGCAAATACGGTAACTACATCGGCGGCGAGTTCGTCGCGCCTGTCAAAGGTCAGTACTTCACCAATACCTCGCCAGTAAATGGCCAACCGATTGCCGAATTCCCGCGCTCCACGGCCGAAGACATCGAAAAGGCCCTGGACGCTGCCCACGCAGCCGCCGATGCCTGGGGCGCCACGTCCGCCCAGGCGCGCTCGCTGGTGCTGCTGAAAATCGCCGACCGCATCGAACAGAACCTGGAAGTCCTGGCAATCACCGAATCCTGGGACAACGGCAAAGCCGTGCGTGAAACCCTCAACGCCGACATTCCGCTGGCGGCGGACCATTTCCGCTACTTCGCCGGTTGCATCCGCGCCCAGGAAGGCAGCGCCGCCGAAATCGACGGCAACACCGTGGCCTATCACATCCATGAACCGCTGGGCGTGGTCGGGCAGATCATCCCGTGGAACTTCCCGATCCTGATGGCCGCCTGGAAACTCGCCCCGGCCCTGGCCGCCGGCAACTGCGTGGTGCTCAAGCCTGCCGAGCAAACGCCACTGGGCATTACCGTGCTGATGGAGCTGATCGGCGACCTGCTGCCACCGGGCGTGTTGAACGTGGTGCAAGGCTTCGGCAAAGAAGCCGGCGAAGCGCTCGCCACCAGCAAACGCATCGCCAAGATCGCCTTCACCGGCTCGACCCCGGTCGGCTCGCACATCATGAAATGCGCCGCCGAAAACATCATTCCGTCCACCGTGGAGCTGGGTGGCAAGTCGCCGAACATCTTCTTCGCCGACATCATGCAAGCCGAAGAAACCTTCATCGAAAAAGCCGCCGAAGGCCTGGTGCTGGCGTTCTTCAACCAGGGCGAAGTCTGCACCTGCCCTTCCCGCGCCTTGGTGCAAGAGTCGATCTATGACGACTTCATGAAAGTCGTGATGAAGAAAGTCCTGTCGATCAAACGTGGCGACCCGCTGGACACCGACACCATGGTCGGCGCCCAGGCGTCCGAGCAGCAATTCGACAAAATCCTGTCGTACCTGGAAATCGCCAAGGGCGAAGGCGCCGAGCTGCTGACCGGCGGCAAGGTGGAAAAACTCGAGGGCAACCTGGCGACCGGGTATTACATCCAGCCGACCCTGCTCAAGGGCACCAACAAAATGCGCGTGTTCCAGGAAGAAATCTTTGGCCCGGTGGTGAGCATCACCACCTTCAAGGACGAAGCCGAAGCCCTGGCCATCGCCAACGACACCGAGTTCGGCCTCGGCGCCGGTCTCTGGACCCGCGACATCAACCGCGCCTACCGCATGGGCCGCGCCATCAAGGCCGGTCGTGTGTGGACCAACTGCTACCACCTGTACCCGGCGCACGCCGCGTTCGGCGGATACAAGAAATCCGGCGTCGGTCGTGAAACCCACAAGATGATGCTCGACCACTATCAGCAGACCAAAAACCTGCTGGTGAGCTACGACATCAATCCGTTGGGCTTCTTCTAA
- the eat gene encoding ethanolamine permease translates to MPSDQASVQPATSSVDFEKVGSDYFQQRELKKGAAGWVLLVGLGVAYVISGDYAGWNFGLAQGGWGGMFLATLLMATMYLCMCFSLAELSSMIPTAGGGYGFARSAFGPWGGFLTGTAILIEYAIAPAAIAVFIGAYCESLFGIGGWMIYLAFYIIFIAIHIFGVGEALKLMFGITAVAALALGVFLVSMVPHFNVANLLDIPVTDAKGASSFLPFGYVGVWAAIPYAIWFFLAVEGVPLAAEETKNPKRDLPRGLIGAMLVLVSFALLILVIGPGGAGANALLTSGNPLVEALSKAYGGSTWMGHFVNLVGLAGLIASFFSIIYAYSRQIFALSRAGYLPRKLSETNKSKAPVLALIIPGIIGFGLSLTGQGDLLILVAVFGATISYVLMMAAHITLRIRRPKMDRPYRTPGGIFTSGVALVLACIAVVAGFLVDPRVVIGAAIIYGVLIAYFAFYSRHHLVAGTPEEEFAAIQNAEKALH, encoded by the coding sequence ATGCCTAGCGATCAAGCCAGCGTGCAGCCGGCTACCTCCTCGGTCGACTTTGAAAAAGTCGGCTCCGACTATTTCCAGCAACGGGAACTGAAAAAAGGTGCAGCAGGCTGGGTCCTGCTGGTGGGTCTGGGGGTGGCCTACGTCATCTCCGGCGATTATGCGGGTTGGAACTTCGGCCTCGCCCAAGGTGGCTGGGGCGGTATGTTTCTCGCCACGTTGCTGATGGCAACCATGTACCTGTGCATGTGTTTCTCCCTGGCGGAACTGTCTTCCATGATTCCTACCGCGGGTGGCGGCTACGGTTTTGCCCGTAGCGCATTCGGGCCGTGGGGCGGGTTTCTGACGGGGACTGCGATCCTGATCGAATACGCAATCGCCCCGGCGGCGATCGCGGTGTTTATCGGCGCCTATTGCGAATCACTGTTCGGCATCGGCGGCTGGATGATTTACCTGGCGTTCTACATCATCTTTATCGCCATTCACATTTTCGGGGTCGGCGAAGCCCTGAAACTTATGTTCGGTATCACCGCCGTCGCCGCGCTGGCACTGGGCGTGTTCCTGGTGTCGATGGTGCCGCACTTCAATGTCGCCAATCTGCTCGACATCCCGGTGACTGACGCCAAGGGCGCCAGCAGCTTCCTGCCCTTCGGCTACGTCGGCGTGTGGGCGGCAATTCCTTACGCGATCTGGTTCTTTCTCGCTGTCGAAGGCGTGCCGTTGGCAGCAGAAGAAACCAAAAACCCGAAACGCGACCTGCCTCGCGGATTGATCGGCGCCATGCTGGTGCTGGTGAGCTTTGCCCTGCTGATTCTGGTAATCGGGCCAGGCGGTGCTGGCGCCAACGCGCTGCTGACCTCGGGTAATCCGTTGGTCGAAGCATTGAGCAAGGCCTATGGCGGCTCGACCTGGATGGGCCACTTCGTCAATCTGGTGGGCCTGGCGGGTCTGATCGCCAGTTTCTTCTCGATCATCTATGCCTATTCGCGGCAGATCTTCGCGTTGTCCCGCGCTGGCTACTTGCCCCGCAAACTGTCCGAGACCAACAAAAGCAAGGCCCCCGTACTGGCGCTGATTATTCCCGGCATCATCGGTTTCGGCTTGTCGCTGACCGGTCAGGGCGACCTGCTGATTCTGGTAGCGGTGTTCGGTGCGACCATTTCCTACGTCCTGATGATGGCGGCGCATATCACGCTGCGCATTCGGCGCCCCAAAATGGATCGCCCATACCGCACGCCCGGCGGTATCTTCACCTCGGGTGTAGCGTTGGTGCTGGCTTGCATCGCCGTGGTGGCGGGTTTTCTGGTAGACCCACGCGTGGTGATTGGCGCGGCGATCATCTATGGAGTGTTAATTGCTTACTTTGCTTTCTACAGTCGGCATCACTTGGTAGCAGGTACGCCCGAAGAAGAATTCGCGGCCATTCAGAACGCTGAAAAAGCCCTGCACTAA
- the eutC gene encoding ethanolamine ammonia-lyase subunit EutC, protein MDKPPADPQNPLLELRRLTPARIALGRTGTSMPTSAQLDFQYAHAQARDAVHLPFDSAGLSAQLAERGRASLLLHSAATDRNSYLQRPDLGRKLSDESAQALRDYALSHPDGVDLAIVVADGLSALAVHRHTLPFLARMEDQIVNDGWSVSPVILVEQGRVAVADEIGELLGAKMVVILIGERPGLSSPDSLGLYFTYNPKVGLTDAYRNCISNVRLEGLSYGMAAHRLLYLMREACRRQLSGVNLKDEAQVLTLESEEGADVKGNFLLSPSDT, encoded by the coding sequence ATGGACAAACCACCTGCTGACCCACAGAACCCATTGCTGGAACTGCGTCGCCTGACGCCGGCGCGGATCGCTTTGGGTAGAACCGGCACCAGCATGCCGACCAGTGCGCAGCTGGATTTTCAGTACGCCCACGCGCAGGCACGGGACGCGGTGCACTTGCCGTTCGACTCTGCCGGGCTCAGCGCACAACTGGCTGAACGCGGGCGAGCCAGTTTGCTGCTACATAGTGCCGCTACGGACCGGAACAGTTATTTGCAACGCCCCGATCTAGGGCGAAAGCTGAGTGATGAGTCGGCTCAGGCGCTGCGCGATTACGCATTGAGCCATCCCGACGGTGTCGATCTGGCCATTGTTGTTGCCGATGGATTATCGGCACTGGCCGTTCATCGCCATACCCTGCCGTTTCTCGCGCGAATGGAAGATCAGATTGTGAATGACGGCTGGTCCGTCTCACCGGTCATTCTGGTGGAACAGGGCCGGGTCGCGGTAGCCGACGAGATCGGCGAACTGCTGGGGGCGAAAATGGTGGTGATCCTGATCGGCGAACGCCCTGGCCTCAGTTCCCCGGACAGCCTGGGACTGTATTTCACCTACAATCCAAAGGTCGGGCTGACGGATGCCTATCGCAATTGCATCTCCAACGTTCGACTCGAAGGCCTGAGTTACGGCATGGCAGCGCACCGCTTGCTGTACTTGATGCGCGAGGCCTGTCGGCGGCAGTTGTCAGGAGTCAATCTCAAGGACGAAGCCCAGGTTCTGACACTGGAGTCGGAAGAGGGGGCGGACGTGAAAGGTAATTTCCTACTGAGCCCGTCGGATACCTGA
- a CDS encoding ethanolamine ammonia-lyase subunit EutB, which yields MASFAHSVGAQTYRFESLKDVMAKASPARSGDFLAGVAALNDGERVAAQMALANIPLSHFLQEVLIPYEADEVTRLIIDTHDKQAFAAVSHLTVGGFRDWLLSDAADEQSLRALAPGLTPEMAAAVSKIMRVQDLVLVAQKIRVVTRFRGTMGLRGRLSTRLQPNHPTDEPAGIAASILDGLLYGNGDAMIGINPATDSIASICTMLEMLDAIIQRYEIPTQACVLTHVTTSIEAINRGVPLDLVFQSIAGTEAANASFGINLNVLQEGYDAGLSLNRGTLGQNLMYFETGQGSALSANAHHGIDQQTCETRAYAVARHFKPFLVNTVVGFIGPEYLYNGKQIIRAGLEDHFCGKLLGVPMGCDICYTNHAEADQDDMDTLLTLLGVAGINFIMGIPGSDDIMLNYQTTSFHDALYARQTLGLKPAPEFEQWLARMGIFTQADGKIHFGDSLPPAFRQAMAQLG from the coding sequence ATGGCAAGTTTTGCTCACTCGGTCGGCGCCCAGACCTATCGCTTCGAGAGTCTCAAGGACGTCATGGCCAAGGCCAGTCCGGCGCGTTCCGGGGACTTTCTGGCCGGCGTTGCCGCCCTCAATGACGGCGAACGGGTAGCCGCGCAGATGGCCCTCGCCAATATCCCCCTCAGCCACTTCCTGCAAGAAGTACTCATTCCGTACGAGGCCGATGAAGTCACCCGTCTGATCATCGACACGCACGACAAACAAGCCTTCGCCGCCGTCAGCCACCTCACCGTCGGCGGCTTTCGCGACTGGCTGCTCAGCGATGCCGCGGACGAACAGAGCCTCCGCGCCCTCGCGCCCGGCCTGACCCCGGAAATGGCCGCCGCCGTGTCGAAGATCATGCGCGTGCAGGACCTGGTGCTGGTCGCGCAGAAAATCCGCGTAGTCACCCGGTTCCGCGGCACGATGGGCCTGCGCGGTCGGCTATCCACCCGCCTGCAACCCAACCACCCCACCGATGAACCCGCCGGTATCGCCGCGAGCATTCTCGACGGTCTGCTGTACGGAAACGGCGACGCGATGATCGGCATCAACCCGGCCACCGACAGCATCGCCTCGATCTGCACCATGCTGGAAATGCTCGACGCAATCATCCAGCGCTACGAAATTCCTACACAAGCCTGCGTGCTGACCCACGTCACCACGTCCATTGAAGCGATCAATCGCGGCGTGCCGCTGGACCTGGTGTTCCAGTCGATCGCCGGCACCGAAGCGGCGAACGCCAGTTTTGGTATCAACCTGAACGTGCTGCAGGAAGGCTACGACGCCGGTTTGAGCCTGAATCGCGGGACGCTGGGGCAGAACCTGATGTATTTCGAAACCGGTCAAGGCAGCGCCTTGTCAGCCAACGCCCACCACGGCATCGATCAACAGACCTGCGAAACCCGCGCCTACGCCGTGGCGCGCCATTTCAAGCCGTTCCTGGTGAACACCGTCGTAGGATTCATCGGCCCGGAATACCTCTACAACGGTAAACAGATCATCCGCGCCGGCCTTGAAGACCACTTCTGCGGCAAGCTCCTGGGCGTGCCCATGGGTTGCGACATCTGTTATACCAACCACGCCGAAGCCGACCAGGACGACATGGACACCCTGCTGACCCTGCTGGGCGTGGCCGGGATCAACTTCATCATGGGCATCCCCGGTTCCGACGACATCATGCTCAACTACCAGACCACATCGTTCCACGACGCGCTTTACGCCCGCCAGACGCTGGGCCTGAAACCTGCGCCGGAATTCGAACAATGGCTCGCGAGAATGGGCATTTTCACCCAGGCAGACGGCAAGATTCACTTCGGCGACAGCCTGCCGCCGGCTTTCCGCCAAGCGATGGCGCAACTGGGATGA
- the mpl gene encoding UDP-N-acetylmuramate:L-alanyl-gamma-D-glutamyl-meso-diaminopimelate ligase, which produces MHIHILGICGTFMGSMAVLAKELGHHVTGSDANVYPPMSTQLEAQGIELTQGYDPAQLDPAPDLVVIGNAMSRGNPAVEYVLNKGLPYVSGPQWLADHVLQGRWVLAVAGTHGKTTTSSMLAWVLEHAGMSPGFLIGGVPQNFSVSARLGDTPFFVIEADEYDSAFFDKRSKFVHYRPRTAILNNLEYDHADIFPDLPAIERQFHHLVRTIPSEGLVIHPTTEPALLRVIEMGCWTPVQTTGAGGQWQVKLLSEDGSKFEVMFEGVAQGVVEWDMTGQHNVANALATLAAARHVGVVPSMGIAALSAFKSVKRRMEKVAEVRGITIYDDFAHHPTAIATTLDGLRKRIGDAPLIAIIEPRSNSMKLGAHRDGLPESVVDADQVIWYAPANLGWDLGATAALCTVPSIVSDSLEGIIERVKSQAQPGTHVVIMSNGGFGGLHGKLAEALQ; this is translated from the coding sequence ATGCACATTCACATTCTTGGTATCTGCGGCACTTTCATGGGTTCGATGGCGGTTCTGGCCAAAGAGCTGGGCCATCACGTGACGGGCTCCGATGCCAACGTCTACCCGCCGATGAGCACTCAGCTTGAAGCTCAGGGTATTGAGTTGACCCAAGGCTACGACCCGGCGCAGCTCGATCCGGCGCCGGATCTGGTGGTGATCGGCAATGCCATGTCCCGCGGCAACCCGGCTGTCGAATACGTGCTGAACAAAGGCCTGCCCTACGTTTCAGGCCCGCAATGGCTGGCGGATCACGTACTGCAAGGTCGCTGGGTGCTGGCCGTCGCCGGTACCCACGGCAAAACCACCACCAGCAGCATGCTCGCCTGGGTATTGGAACATGCGGGCATGAGCCCGGGTTTCCTGATCGGCGGTGTGCCGCAAAACTTCTCGGTGTCCGCTCGTCTGGGTGATACGCCATTCTTCGTGATCGAAGCCGATGAGTACGACAGCGCGTTCTTCGACAAGCGTTCCAAGTTCGTTCACTACCGCCCGCGCACGGCGATCCTGAACAATCTTGAATACGATCATGCTGACATCTTCCCCGACTTGCCGGCCATCGAGCGGCAATTCCATCATTTGGTACGAACCATCCCGAGCGAAGGCCTGGTGATTCATCCGACCACCGAGCCGGCATTGCTGCGTGTCATCGAAATGGGCTGCTGGACCCCGGTGCAAACCACCGGCGCCGGCGGTCAGTGGCAGGTCAAACTGCTCAGCGAAGACGGTTCGAAGTTTGAAGTGATGTTCGAAGGTGTTGCCCAAGGTGTGGTCGAGTGGGACATGACTGGCCAGCACAACGTCGCCAACGCCCTGGCCACGTTGGCTGCGGCGCGCCATGTTGGTGTTGTGCCATCCATGGGCATCGCTGCGCTGAGCGCATTCAAAAGCGTCAAGCGCCGGATGGAGAAAGTCGCGGAGGTTCGTGGCATCACCATCTACGACGACTTCGCTCACCATCCGACGGCGATTGCGACGACCCTCGACGGGCTGCGCAAGCGCATCGGCGATGCACCGCTGATCGCGATCATCGAGCCGCGCTCCAACTCCATGAAGCTCGGCGCTCACCGCGACGGCTTGCCGGAAAGCGTGGTCGATGCCGATCAAGTGATCTGGTATGCGCCGGCCAACCTCGGTTGGGATCTGGGGGCTACTGCTGCGTTGTGCACGGTGCCGTCGATCGTCAGCGATTCGCTGGAAGGCATCATCGAGCGCGTGAAGAGCCAGGCCCAGCCCGGCACTCACGTGGTGATCATGAGCAACGGCGGCTTCGGCGGCCTGCACGGCAAACTGGCCGAGGCGCTGCAATGA
- a CDS encoding zinc-dependent peptidase: protein MWSLSAWRRRRTLAKHPIADDMWQRVRHHLSFLDGLSAAEDRWLREASVLFLQDKHLTALPGVELHQEQRLLLAAQAQLPLLHLGDLNWYQGFHEIVLYPDDFLSPQRHRDASGVEHEWDGEHSGEAWQQGPIILAWPGVMASGGWEGYNLVIHELAHKLDMLNGDANGLPPLHADMRVSDWAKVMQEAYDDLDRQLDHNPDADTAIDPYAAENPAEFFAVTSEYFFSAPDLLHEAYPQVYEQLKLFYRQDPLARLRQLLAENPVYQARD from the coding sequence ATGTGGTCCCTGAGCGCCTGGCGTCGTCGGCGCACCTTGGCCAAACACCCGATTGCCGACGACATGTGGCAGCGGGTGCGTCATCACTTGAGTTTTCTCGATGGCCTCAGCGCCGCTGAAGACCGGTGGCTGCGTGAAGCCAGCGTGCTGTTCCTCCAGGACAAACACCTGACCGCCCTGCCCGGCGTCGAACTCCATCAGGAGCAGCGCCTGCTGCTTGCCGCCCAGGCGCAACTGCCGCTGCTGCATCTGGGCGATCTGAACTGGTATCAGGGTTTCCACGAAATCGTCCTCTATCCCGACGACTTTCTCAGCCCCCAGCGCCATCGCGACGCCAGCGGTGTCGAGCACGAATGGGACGGCGAACACAGCGGCGAAGCCTGGCAGCAAGGCCCGATCATCCTCGCCTGGCCCGGCGTGATGGCCAGTGGTGGCTGGGAAGGCTACAACCTGGTGATCCACGAACTCGCGCATAAACTCGACATGCTCAACGGCGACGCCAACGGCCTGCCGCCACTGCACGCCGACATGCGGGTCAGCGATTGGGCCAAAGTCATGCAAGAGGCCTACGACGACCTTGATCGGCAACTGGACCACAATCCCGACGCTGACACCGCCATCGACCCGTACGCGGCGGAAAACCCCGCCGAGTTTTTCGCAGTCACCAGCGAATACTTCTTCAGCGCCCCGGATTTGCTGCACGAGGCGTATCCTCAGGTCTATGAGCAACTGAAGCTGTTTTATCGTCAGGACCCTCTGGCCCGGCTGCGGCAACTTCTGGCCGAGAACCCGGTCTATCAGGCACGCGACTAA
- a CDS encoding DedA family protein, whose amino-acid sequence MDFNPLDLILHLDVYLDLLVTNYGPWIYAILFLVIFCETGLVVMPFLPGDSLLFIAGAVAAGGGMDPVLLGGLLMLAAILGDSTNYVIGRTAGERLFSNPNSKIFRRDYLQQTHDFYDKHGGKTVTLARFLPIIRTFAPFVAGVAKMPYPRFFAFSVLGTILWVGGLVTLGYFFGNVPFIKQNLSLLVVGIILLSLIPMIIGIIRSRFGNAASKAQSR is encoded by the coding sequence ATGGATTTCAACCCGCTCGACCTTATCCTGCATCTCGATGTTTACCTCGATTTGCTGGTAACCAACTACGGGCCATGGATTTACGCCATTCTGTTTCTGGTGATCTTCTGCGAAACCGGTCTGGTGGTGATGCCGTTCCTGCCGGGCGATTCCCTGCTGTTTATCGCGGGTGCCGTTGCGGCCGGTGGCGGCATGGACCCGGTGCTGCTGGGCGGCCTGCTGATGCTGGCGGCGATCCTTGGCGACAGCACCAACTATGTGATCGGACGAACGGCGGGTGAGCGTTTGTTCAGCAACCCGAACTCGAAAATCTTCCGCCGCGACTACCTGCAACAAACCCACGACTTCTACGACAAACACGGCGGCAAAACCGTGACCCTGGCGCGTTTCCTGCCGATCATCCGCACCTTTGCACCGTTCGTCGCCGGCGTGGCGAAAATGCCGTATCCGCGGTTCTTTGCCTTCAGCGTTCTCGGCACCATCCTATGGGTCGGTGGCCTGGTGACCCTCGGTTACTTCTTCGGCAACGTACCGTTCATCAAACAAAACCTGTCGCTGCTGGTCGTGGGCATCATCCTGCTGTCGCTGATACCGATGATCATCGGCATCATCCGCAGCCGCTTCGGCAACGCCGCGTCCAAAGCACAATCGCGCTGA